The segment GGGGCGGGAGCCCCTCGCGCAGGTTCTGCGCGGCTTGAACGCCTTGATCCCGGACACCGGCGGGCCCGACCTCCTCGTGGGGCTGGCCCGGCCCGACGACGCCGCCGTGCATCGCCTCGGGGGCGGGCGCGCGCTCATCGCGACCCTCGACTTCTTCACGCCGATCGTGGACGACCCCGGCGACTTCGGCCGCGTCGCCGCGGCCAACGCGATGTCCGACGTCTACGCGATGGGGGGCGATCCGTTCCTCGCCCTCTCGATCGCCGCCTTCCCCGCCGAGTTGCCGGTCGAGATCCTCACCGCGATCGTCGCCGGCGCCGCGTCGAAGGTCCAGGAGGCGGGCGCGGTCCTCGCCGGCGGCCACACGGTCAAGGACGCCGAGCCGAAGTTCGGCCTCGCCGTCCTCGGCTTCGCCGACGAGAACGCGCTGATCCTCAAAGGCGGCGCGCGCCCCGGCGACCGCCTCTACCTCACCAAGCCGCTCGGCGTCGGCGTCGTCGCCACCGCGCTCAAGAACGAGCGCGCGCCGGAGGACGTCGCCCGCGCCGCGCTGGGCTGGATGACGCGCCTCTCCGGCGGGCCGTCGCGCGCGGCCGTCGCCGCGGGGGTGAAGGGCGGCACCGACGTCACCGGCTTCGGCCTCGCCGGCCACGCGCTGGAGATGGCCGAGGCCTCCGGGACGCGCTTCGTCGTCGAGTGGCCGCAGGCGCCGCTGCTCCCCGGCGCGCGCGACCTCGCCGCCGCCGGCTTCGTGCCCGGCGGCGCGCACGACAACCTCGCCGCCGCCGCGCCGCGGATCGCCGGCCTCGAGCGGCTGGCCGAGGTCGATCGCCTGCTCCTCGCCGATCCGCAGACGTCGGGCGGCCTGCTCCTCGCGGTCCCGCCCGCGGCCGAGACGACCTTCCGCTGCGCGGCCTTCTCCGAGGGTTTCGAGATCTGGCCGATCGGCCGCGTCGAAGAGGGCGCGGGGCTCGCGGTCGAGGCCTGAGCCGTGGCCGACGTCGTCCCCGGCACGCTCTTCGTCGTCGCCACGCCGCTCGGCAACCTCGACGACGTGACCGACCGCGCCGCGCGGACGCTGCGCGCCGTGGACCTGATCGCCGCCGAGGACACGCGCCGCACCGCGCACCTGCTGAACCACCTCGGCATCGCCAAGCCGCAGGTGAGCTGCCACAAGTTCAACGAGGCGCAGGTGCTCGAGCGGATCGTCGCCGAGCTGCTCGCCGGCAAGAGCGTCGCGCAGGTCACCGACGGCGGCACCCCCGCGATCTCCGATCCGGGCCACCGCCTCGTCGCCGCGGCCCGCGCCGCGGGGATCGCCGTTTCGCCGATTCCCGGCCCGTCGGCCGTCGCCGCGGCCCTTTCGGTCGCCGGCTTCCCCGCCGACCGTTTCACCTTCGCGGGGTTCC is part of the bacterium genome and harbors:
- the selD gene encoding selenide, water dikinase SelD, whose protein sequence is MNEGRKIRLTALASCAGUASKLGREPLAQVLRGLNALIPDTGGPDLLVGLARPDDAAVHRLGGGRALIATLDFFTPIVDDPGDFGRVAAANAMSDVYAMGGDPFLALSIAAFPAELPVEILTAIVAGAASKVQEAGAVLAGGHTVKDAEPKFGLAVLGFADENALILKGGARPGDRLYLTKPLGVGVVATALKNERAPEDVARAALGWMTRLSGGPSRAAVAAGVKGGTDVTGFGLAGHALEMAEASGTRFVVEWPQAPLLPGARDLAAAGFVPGGAHDNLAAAAPRIAGLERLAEVDRLLLADPQTSGGLLLAVPPAAETTFRCAAFSEGFEIWPIGRVEEGAGLAVEA